One genomic window of Magnolia sinica isolate HGM2019 chromosome 3, MsV1, whole genome shotgun sequence includes the following:
- the LOC131241253 gene encoding uncharacterized protein LOC131241253 isoform X2 — MASPPSKRRRKKESEEEGDSLRNISPLVVFAHGAGAPSSSDWMIRWKEMLGNALNAVEVVTFDYPYISGGKRKAPPKAEKLVEYHSDIVRKAAAKHSGHPLILAGKSMGSRVSCMVAVKEDIRPSAIVCLGYPLKGINGAVRDEILLQLSVPVMFVQGSKDGLCPLDRLAAVQKKMKSVNALHVIDGGDHSFKIGKKFLQSSGSSQDEAEEQAVKAIAEFVSKSIESLS, encoded by the exons ATGGCTTCTCCTCCATCGAAGCGTCGACGTAAGAAGGAAAGCGAAGAAGAAGGAGATTCTCTGAGGAATATCTCACCACTTGTGGTTTTCGCCCACGGCGCTGGAGCTCCTTCCTCTTCCGATTGGATGAtcag ATGGAAGGAAATGCTAGGAAATGCATTGAACGCTGTTGAAGTAGTTACCTTCGACTACCCAT ACATCTCTGGAGGAAAACGCAAAGCTCCTCCCAAGGCAGAAAAATTAGTAGAGTACCACTCAGATATTGTCAGAAAGGCTGCTGCGAAACATTCTGGGCATCCACTGATTTTGGCAGGGAAGTCCATGGGTTCAAG AGTCAGTTGCATGGTCGCAGTCAAGGAAGATATACGTCCTTCTGCAATAGTTTGTTTGGGCTACCCACTGAAG GGCATAAACGGAGCGGTTCGAGATGAGATTTTGTTGCAACTTTCAGTTCCTGTTATGTTTGTACAG GGTAGTAAAGATGGACTCTGTCCATTAGATAGGCTGGCTGCCGTCCAAAAGAAGATGAAGTCTGTCAACGCGCTGCATGTTATTGACGGTGGAGACCATTCTTTCAAGATTGGGAAAAAGTTTCTGCAGTCGAGCGGATCAAGTCAGGACGAAGCTGAAGAACAAGCTGTAAAAGCAATTGCAGAGTTTGTCTCCAAATCAATCGAAAGCCTAAGCTGA
- the LOC131241253 gene encoding uncharacterized protein LOC131241253 isoform X1 translates to MASPPSKRRRKKESEEEGDSLRNISPLVVFAHGAGAPSSSDWMIRWKEMLGNALNAVEVVTFDYPYISGGKRKAPPKAEKLVEYHSDIVRKAAAKHSGHPLILAGKSMGSRVSCMVAVKEDIRPSAIVCLGYPLKIPSSNGEFVGGIVLLQKMFWFSMQGSKDGLCPLDRLAAVQKKMKSVNALHVIDGGDHSFKIGKKFLQSSGSSQDEAEEQAVKAIAEFVSKSIESLS, encoded by the exons ATGGCTTCTCCTCCATCGAAGCGTCGACGTAAGAAGGAAAGCGAAGAAGAAGGAGATTCTCTGAGGAATATCTCACCACTTGTGGTTTTCGCCCACGGCGCTGGAGCTCCTTCCTCTTCCGATTGGATGAtcag ATGGAAGGAAATGCTAGGAAATGCATTGAACGCTGTTGAAGTAGTTACCTTCGACTACCCAT ACATCTCTGGAGGAAAACGCAAAGCTCCTCCCAAGGCAGAAAAATTAGTAGAGTACCACTCAGATATTGTCAGAAAGGCTGCTGCGAAACATTCTGGGCATCCACTGATTTTGGCAGGGAAGTCCATGGGTTCAAG AGTCAGTTGCATGGTCGCAGTCAAGGAAGATATACGTCCTTCTGCAATAGTTTGTTTGGGCTACCCACTGAAG ATACCTTCAAGTAATGGAGAATTTGTTGGTGGAATTGTTCTGCTTCAAAAAATGTTTTGGTTCTCAATGCAGGGTAGTAAAGATGGACTCTGTCCATTAGATAGGCTGGCTGCCGTCCAAAAGAAGATGAAGTCTGTCAACGCGCTGCATGTTATTGACGGTGGAGACCATTCTTTCAAGATTGGGAAAAAGTTTCTGCAGTCGAGCGGATCAAGTCAGGACGAAGCTGAAGAACAAGCTGTAAAAGCAATTGCAGAGTTTGTCTCCAAATCAATCGAAAGCCTAAGCTGA